From a region of the bacterium genome:
- a CDS encoding ubiquitin-like domain-containing protein, translating to MRPSMSRRVLAMFVTAASLAVGAAALAQRPTIVALATEAGVRKVWTYQATVGGVLEEAGVGVRPYDRVIPGPAERVIPEMTVSIRRAFPVTLIVDGRTLKFMTVAESVEEFLAERHGGVLLQPRDRVHPSMETRLWSGAVVRVVRINVVLVIKEERLPFARLVRPDGTLPRGMTRLVQAGRPGARMLRIAVTTADGQVVNRQVIGAVLARPPQDQISQVGIRRIIATRGEFAGKEIVHMEATAYAPWHGKGVNGTTAIGMRAGYGVVAVDPRVIPLRSELFIEGYGRAIAGDTGGAIKGHRIDLGFGTAREAYQFGRRPVRVYILSVPPPRRK from the coding sequence ATGCGCCCCTCGATGTCTCGCCGGGTGCTGGCGATGTTCGTGACGGCCGCATCGCTCGCGGTCGGAGCTGCGGCCCTGGCACAGCGTCCCACGATAGTTGCCCTGGCAACCGAGGCAGGTGTCCGGAAGGTATGGACCTACCAGGCCACGGTGGGAGGCGTGCTTGAGGAAGCAGGAGTTGGTGTCAGGCCCTATGACCGGGTCATCCCAGGGCCGGCCGAGCGCGTGATCCCGGAGATGACTGTCAGCATCAGGCGCGCGTTTCCAGTGACCCTGATCGTTGACGGTCGAACGCTCAAGTTCATGACCGTAGCCGAGTCCGTGGAGGAGTTCCTGGCCGAGCGCCACGGCGGGGTGCTCCTGCAGCCGCGCGACCGCGTCCATCCGTCCATGGAAACCCGGTTGTGGTCCGGGGCGGTGGTCAGGGTCGTGCGCATCAATGTCGTGCTCGTCATCAAGGAGGAGCGCCTTCCGTTCGCGCGCCTGGTCAGGCCTGACGGGACGCTGCCGCGCGGGATGACCCGCCTGGTGCAGGCGGGCAGGCCCGGCGCCCGGATGCTCCGAATCGCGGTCACGACCGCGGACGGGCAGGTGGTGAACAGGCAGGTTATCGGCGCCGTGCTGGCTCGGCCCCCGCAGGACCAGATCTCGCAGGTTGGAATCCGTCGGATCATAGCCACCCGAGGGGAGTTTGCCGGGAAAGAGATAGTCCACATGGAAGCCACCGCCTACGCGCCCTGGCACGGCAAGGGTGTTAACGGCACTACCGCGATCGGAATGCGGGCCGGCTACGGCGTTGTGGCGGTGGATCCCCGTGTGATCCCGCTGCGGTCCGAGCTGTTCATTGAGGGATACGGCCGCGCCATCGCCGGGGATACCGGCGGGGCAATCAAGGGCCACAGGATTGATCTGGGTTTTGGCACCGCGCGGGAGGCCTACCAGTTCGGTCGCCGGCCGGTGCGCGTGTACATCCTCTCGGTGCCGCCCCCGCGCAGGAAGTAG
- a CDS encoding biotin/lipoyl-containing protein encodes MTFEIRVRGQRQAVEAGDEILLEPLAGTECWRLIVGGRAAPVRVVEQEGRLFVTIGADRVEVGVRRSLPVSSRRASAQNGADRVEVRTPMPGLVVSVPVAIGDPVRAGGAVAVVEAMKMQMEVASPTAGSIEEIRVRPGQEVAGGQVLVLVRVPASGAGEEALP; translated from the coding sequence GTGACGTTCGAGATCAGGGTGCGGGGGCAGCGGCAGGCAGTGGAAGCCGGGGATGAGATCCTTCTGGAGCCGCTGGCAGGCACCGAATGCTGGAGGCTCATCGTCGGAGGACGGGCCGCGCCCGTGCGCGTAGTGGAGCAGGAGGGACGGCTTTTTGTCACGATCGGCGCCGACCGGGTCGAGGTGGGCGTTCGTCGGTCACTTCCAGTATCTTCACGCCGCGCATCGGCGCAGAACGGCGCGGACCGCGTCGAGGTGCGCACGCCCATGCCCGGGCTTGTTGTCAGCGTTCCGGTGGCAATCGGCGATCCGGTGCGGGCCGGAGGCGCGGTTGCCGTCGTGGAGGCGATGAAGATGCAGATGGAGGTGGCATCTCCGACGGCCGGAAGCATCGAGGAGATACGCGTGCGGCCGGGCCAGGAGGTGGCCGGGGGGCAGGTGCTGGTCCTGGTCCGGGTACCGGCATCCGGGGCAGGCGAGGAGGCGCTCCCATGA
- the meaB gene encoding methylmalonyl Co-A mutase-associated GTPase MeaB, with amino-acid sequence MNADEILRLASAVVAGSVQAAARLLTLIENDGEDAAVALRALFPHTGRAHVVGITGPPGSGKSTLVNGAIRALRAQGRRVGVIAVDPSSPFTGGALLGDRIRMQDHSTDPEVFVRSMATRGSLGGLAPATGEAVAVLDAWGAATVFVETVGTGQAEVDVVSAADTVVVVSAPGLGDGVQALKAGVMEIGDVFVVNKADRPEADRAVNDLRMVLAMAPEGAWRPPVLPTVATTGEGVAEVLGAVSSHARYLEQSGALAARRKARWRREVVRAVEARLRAQTMGGAAVASLDELVELVASGQLDTRGAALRLLDAGRDAAGGAASGSVRVDHIGVAVRSITEAARFYREALGLRGGPSEQLPAQGVTMVFFAAGGTRIELLEPLTSEGPIARFLERRGEGVHHVALVVPDVALALEGARAAGFEPVDATPRPGAHGTRVVFLHPKGTHGVLVELVEPAPRVAPLPEER; translated from the coding sequence GTGAACGCCGACGAGATCCTCCGCCTGGCCTCCGCCGTTGTGGCCGGGTCCGTCCAGGCGGCCGCACGCCTGCTCACGCTGATCGAGAACGACGGCGAGGATGCGGCGGTGGCGCTGCGGGCGCTGTTCCCGCACACAGGGCGCGCCCACGTGGTCGGAATCACCGGACCGCCGGGGTCCGGCAAGAGCACGCTGGTCAACGGGGCCATTCGCGCCCTGCGTGCGCAGGGTCGGCGCGTCGGCGTGATCGCCGTGGACCCCAGCAGTCCGTTCACCGGCGGCGCGCTGTTGGGCGACCGCATCCGGATGCAGGATCACAGCACCGACCCGGAGGTCTTCGTGCGCTCGATGGCCACCCGCGGCAGCCTGGGCGGGCTGGCGCCGGCCACAGGCGAGGCCGTGGCCGTGCTGGATGCCTGGGGCGCCGCAACGGTCTTCGTCGAGACCGTGGGCACCGGGCAGGCCGAGGTGGACGTGGTCTCCGCGGCCGACACCGTGGTGGTTGTGAGCGCGCCCGGGCTGGGTGACGGCGTGCAGGCCCTGAAGGCCGGCGTAATGGAGATCGGCGACGTGTTCGTTGTCAACAAGGCCGACCGTCCTGAAGCCGACCGGGCGGTGAACGACCTGAGGATGGTGCTGGCAATGGCGCCTGAAGGCGCCTGGCGGCCTCCGGTTCTGCCCACGGTTGCCACGACCGGCGAGGGCGTTGCAGAGGTCCTTGGTGCGGTCTCCAGCCATGCGCGCTACCTGGAACAGAGCGGCGCCCTGGCGGCCCGAAGGAAAGCCCGGTGGCGGAGGGAGGTCGTCCGAGCGGTCGAGGCGCGCCTGCGGGCCCAGACCATGGGCGGCGCCGCGGTTGCCTCGCTGGATGAGCTGGTTGAACTGGTGGCCTCCGGTCAACTTGACACGCGCGGCGCAGCCCTCCGGCTGCTGGATGCGGGCCGCGACGCTGCCGGGGGCGCGGCCTCTGGGAGCGTTCGGGTGGACCACATCGGCGTGGCGGTCCGCAGCATAACCGAGGCGGCGCGGTTCTACCGCGAGGCGCTCGGGCTCCGGGGCGGCCCGTCCGAGCAGCTTCCGGCGCAGGGCGTAACGATGGTCTTCTTTGCCGCCGGAGGGACCAGGATTGAGCTCCTGGAGCCACTTACCTCTGAGGGGCCGATCGCCCGGTTCCTAGAGCGCCGCGGCGAGGGTGTGCACCACGTCGCGCTGGTGGTGCCCGACGTGGCACTGGCGCTGGAGGGCGCACGGGCAGCGGGTTTTGAGCCCGTTGATGCGACTCCCAGGCCGGGCGCGCACGGCACCCGCGTGGTATTCCTCCATCCCAAGGGGACCCATGGGGTGCTCGTGGAACTGGTCGAGCCCGCCCCGCGGGTTGCCCCCCTGCCCGAAGAGCGGTAG
- a CDS encoding biotin carboxylase N-terminal domain-containing protein: MPLPRRLLVANRGEIAVRIVRACRDLGVEPVAVYAPVDAGAPHVRLADDALPLPGDSPAEGYLNGPKMVELARGCGATAIHPGYGFLSENPSFAAACEAAGIAFVGPPASVLQMCGDKAATRAAATSAGVPVLPGSGSVSDAEAPSVAEAVGFPLLIKAAGGGGGKGIHLVRSPDALPSALRLARGEAQTAFGDPRVYLERWVERPRHVEVQILADSAGGVIHLGERACSVQRRHQKLIEEAPAPGLSPDLRDALLESAVRVARALGYRNAGTVEFLLDGEAFFFIEVNARLQVEHPVTEMVTGVDIVAAQLAIAGGEPIPFAQEEVRHAGWAIECRISAEDPHGGFLPSLGRIDGVIEPQGPGIRVDSGFRAGCTVSRHYDPLLSKVVVWGRDRAEAIARMRRALAEYAISGVDTTIPFHRWALEQPTFLGGAYDVRFAEEWDGATPSQEAERLAAAAADAWLRRKAAASVLVSDGPAAGPASRWIAAAREEGLR, encoded by the coding sequence ATGCCACTGCCCCGCCGCCTGCTGGTCGCCAACCGCGGTGAGATAGCCGTGCGCATTGTGCGCGCCTGCCGCGACCTTGGGGTCGAACCGGTGGCCGTCTATGCGCCCGTGGACGCGGGCGCCCCCCACGTCCGCCTGGCCGACGATGCCCTGCCGTTGCCTGGCGACTCGCCGGCCGAGGGTTACCTGAACGGCCCAAAGATGGTGGAACTCGCGCGGGGGTGCGGCGCCACCGCCATCCACCCCGGGTACGGGTTCCTCTCCGAGAACCCGTCCTTCGCCGCGGCGTGCGAGGCGGCAGGCATCGCGTTTGTCGGCCCGCCTGCCTCGGTGTTGCAGATGTGCGGGGACAAGGCCGCGACCCGGGCGGCCGCGACATCGGCGGGAGTCCCGGTGCTACCGGGATCAGGATCGGTGAGCGACGCCGAGGCCCCGAGCGTGGCCGAGGCAGTTGGCTTTCCGCTGCTGATCAAGGCTGCCGGCGGCGGCGGTGGCAAGGGTATTCACCTTGTGCGCTCGCCGGACGCGCTGCCCAGCGCCCTGCGGCTGGCCAGGGGTGAGGCGCAGACCGCCTTCGGGGATCCTCGGGTCTATCTCGAGAGATGGGTGGAGCGGCCGCGGCACGTCGAGGTGCAGATCCTGGCGGACTCCGCCGGAGGCGTGATCCATCTGGGCGAGCGCGCCTGCTCGGTGCAGCGCCGCCACCAGAAACTGATCGAAGAGGCTCCGGCCCCGGGCCTCTCTCCCGATCTGCGCGACGCGCTGCTGGAGTCGGCGGTCCGCGTGGCGCGCGCGTTGGGCTACCGCAACGCCGGTACCGTGGAGTTCCTCCTGGACGGTGAGGCGTTCTTTTTCATCGAGGTCAACGCCCGCCTTCAGGTGGAACATCCGGTGACCGAGATGGTCACGGGAGTGGACATCGTGGCCGCCCAGCTTGCCATAGCCGGAGGAGAGCCCATTCCGTTCGCGCAGGAAGAGGTGCGCCACGCCGGGTGGGCCATCGAGTGCCGCATCAGCGCCGAGGACCCTCACGGCGGATTTCTACCCTCGCTGGGGCGGATTGACGGCGTGATCGAACCCCAGGGCCCGGGCATCCGTGTGGACAGCGGGTTCCGGGCCGGGTGCACGGTGTCCCGGCACTACGATCCCCTGCTGTCGAAGGTAGTGGTCTGGGGCCGCGATCGCGCCGAGGCGATCGCCCGGATGCGGCGCGCGCTCGCCGAGTACGCCATCTCGGGCGTGGACACGACGATCCCGTTTCATCGGTGGGCGCTGGAGCAGCCGACCTTCCTGGGGGGGGCCTACGACGTGCGGTTCGCCGAGGAGTGGGACGGCGCCACCCCCTCGCAGGAAGCAGAGCGTCTGGCCGCGGCAGCAGCGGATGCCTGGTTGCGGCGGAAGGCAGCGGCATCCGTGCTTGTATCTGACGGCCCCGCCGCCGGCCCCGCGTCCAGGTGGATTGCCGCGGCGAGGGAAGAGGGCCTCCGGTGA
- the rsmA gene encoding 16S rRNA (adenine(1518)-N(6)/adenine(1519)-N(6))-dimethyltransferase RsmA has protein sequence MEDAAGLALAKLDLAELDLVTPSGLRAALAAAGLRLRPSRGQHFLVSRHVLDRILSSAGIKPGETVLEVGAGVGTLTVALARAGARVTAVEVDGRFIPVLRAVCVPYPNVRIVHADAMTLTPEMLPEAPEAVVANLPYAIASPLLINLLEAGLGRRFVVMVQHEVAGRIVAPPGGKSYGLLSVAVQARAAAAIVARVPRSAFFPPPAVNSAIVRLEVREEPAVPRPLMPVLMAVARAAFGQRRKMLRSALQSIRGTPLPAAAVEELCRAAGVDPRRRGESLSLSEFSLLARALADRE, from the coding sequence TTGGAAGACGCCGCCGGACTCGCCCTGGCCAAGCTGGACCTGGCCGAGCTGGACTTGGTAACACCATCGGGGCTCCGCGCGGCCCTGGCAGCGGCGGGCCTGCGCCTGCGCCCCTCGCGCGGCCAGCACTTCCTTGTCAGCCGCCACGTGCTGGACCGGATCCTGTCCTCGGCCGGGATCAAGCCCGGCGAGACCGTCTTGGAGGTAGGCGCCGGAGTCGGCACGCTCACCGTGGCGCTGGCGCGGGCCGGCGCGCGGGTCACGGCGGTGGAGGTGGACGGCAGGTTCATCCCGGTTCTGCGGGCGGTTTGCGTTCCTTATCCCAACGTCCGCATCGTGCACGCCGACGCCATGACCCTGACCCCGGAGATGCTGCCGGAGGCGCCGGAAGCGGTCGTGGCCAACCTGCCCTACGCCATCGCCTCGCCGCTCCTGATCAACCTGCTGGAGGCCGGACTCGGCCGCCGGTTCGTCGTGATGGTCCAGCACGAGGTGGCCGGCCGCATAGTCGCTCCGCCCGGCGGCAAGTCCTACGGCCTGCTCTCCGTGGCTGTACAGGCGCGCGCGGCCGCAGCCATCGTCGCCCGGGTGCCCCGGTCGGCGTTCTTCCCGCCGCCAGCGGTGAACTCTGCCATCGTCCGGTTGGAGGTGCGGGAAGAGCCCGCGGTGCCGCGCCCTCTGATGCCGGTGCTGATGGCCGTGGCCCGCGCCGCGTTCGGTCAGCGCCGGAAGATGCTGCGCTCGGCGCTGCAGTCCATCCGAGGGACGCCCCTGCCCGCGGCCGCTGTCGAGGAGCTCTGCCGGGCGGCCGGGGTTGACCCGCGGCGCCGGGGGGAGAGTCTTTCGCTCTCAGAGTTCTCCCTCCTGGCGCGCGCCCTCGCCGACAGGGAGTGA
- a CDS encoding methylmalonyl-CoA mutase family protein, translating to MNDGKPRPDSSAELGEPGAFPYTRGIHPTMYRSRLWTMRQYAGYGTAEQTNRRFRYLLDQGQTGLSVAFDLPTQMGYDSDHTLALPEIGRVGVAVDSLADMEALFQEIPLDRVSTSMTINATATILLAMYVSVAERQGVPSGSVDGTTQNDILKEYIARGTYIFPPAPSLRLVTDSMAFCARHLPRWNPISISGYHIREAGATAVQEVAFTLANGLTYLQAAVDAGLGVDQVAPSFSFFFAAQMALLEEVAKFRAARRLWARLVRDRFQPQNPRSMMLRFHTQTAGAALTAQQPDNNVVRVAIQALAAVLGGTQSLHTNSRDEALALPSEESVLLALRTQQIIAHESGVASTVDPLGGSFAVEHLTDEIEEQALAQISQIEATGGVLRAIQNGLIQREIAESAYREAQAIERGDKIVVGVNRYQSESPVKKELQRLDPETAARQLARLNEVRAGRDGTAAALALERLRDEARGSGNLMQPILEAVRAYATVGEICDVLRAVFGTYRPPVVV from the coding sequence ATGAACGATGGGAAGCCGCGCCCCGACTCCAGCGCCGAGCTGGGCGAGCCCGGCGCCTTCCCATACACCCGCGGCATCCACCCGACGATGTACCGAAGCCGGCTCTGGACGATGCGCCAGTACGCGGGCTACGGCACCGCGGAGCAGACCAACCGCCGTTTCCGGTACCTGCTGGATCAGGGACAGACCGGTTTGTCGGTCGCCTTCGATCTGCCCACGCAGATGGGCTATGACTCGGACCACACGCTGGCGCTCCCGGAGATCGGCCGGGTTGGCGTAGCCGTTGACTCGCTCGCCGACATGGAGGCCCTGTTCCAGGAGATCCCGCTGGACCGCGTCTCTACCTCGATGACGATCAACGCCACGGCGACGATCCTGCTGGCGATGTACGTGTCGGTGGCCGAGCGGCAGGGAGTGCCCTCCGGCAGCGTGGACGGCACCACCCAGAACGACATCCTCAAGGAGTACATCGCGCGGGGAACCTACATCTTTCCACCCGCGCCGTCGCTGCGCCTGGTGACCGACTCCATGGCTTTCTGCGCGCGGCACCTGCCACGCTGGAACCCGATCAGCATCAGCGGCTATCACATTCGCGAGGCCGGTGCCACCGCGGTGCAGGAGGTGGCGTTCACGCTGGCCAACGGCCTGACCTACCTGCAGGCGGCGGTAGACGCCGGCCTGGGTGTGGACCAGGTCGCGCCCTCATTCTCGTTCTTCTTCGCGGCCCAGATGGCGCTGCTGGAAGAGGTGGCGAAGTTCAGGGCGGCGCGGCGGCTGTGGGCGCGTCTGGTACGCGACCGCTTCCAGCCGCAGAACCCGCGCTCGATGATGCTGCGGTTTCACACCCAGACCGCCGGCGCGGCGCTGACCGCGCAGCAGCCCGACAACAACGTGGTGCGGGTCGCGATCCAGGCCCTGGCAGCGGTGCTGGGGGGCACCCAGTCGCTGCACACCAACTCGCGCGACGAGGCGCTGGCGCTGCCCAGCGAGGAGTCGGTCCTGCTGGCCCTACGCACACAGCAGATCATTGCGCACGAGAGCGGGGTCGCCTCCACCGTGGATCCGCTCGGCGGCTCATTCGCCGTGGAGCACCTGACCGATGAGATCGAGGAACAGGCCCTAGCGCAGATCTCGCAGATCGAGGCCACCGGCGGGGTGCTGCGCGCGATACAGAATGGGCTGATTCAGCGCGAGATCGCGGAGAGCGCCTACCGGGAGGCTCAGGCGATCGAGCGTGGGGACAAGATCGTCGTGGGCGTGAACCGGTACCAGTCCGAGAGTCCGGTCAAAAAGGAACTCCAGCGCCTGGATCCGGAGACCGCGGCGCGCCAGCTCGCGCGCCTGAACGAGGTGCGCGCGGGGCGCGACGGCACCGCTGCCGCCCTTGCGCTGGAGCGCCTGCGCGACGAAGCACGCGGCTCCGGGAACCTGATGCAGCCCATCCTGGAGGCGGTGCGGGCGTACGCCACCGTCGGCGAGATCTGCGACGTCCTGCGGGCGGTGTTCGGGACCTACCGGCCGCCGGTAGTGGTGTGA